In Arachis stenosperma cultivar V10309 chromosome 1, arast.V10309.gnm1.PFL2, whole genome shotgun sequence, one DNA window encodes the following:
- the LOC130941054 gene encoding cytosolic sulfotransferase 12-like isoform X5, protein MEEASDEPSNLPKLQKDEDLSQECKDLMSTLPMEPTYKLYQYQGFWYGSWALQGILSCQKHFEANDKDIILVTTPKSGTTWLKALTFALLNRNKHPHTQKNHPLLVTNPHILVPFLEALFYDEKYIVSNLSQFPSPRLLSIHAPYVSLPKSAKESNCKIVYLCRDPKDISVSMWKFMETLMPEIRGSNLFDEFFELFCRGVNLYGPFWEHVLEYWKESLKRPEKIMFLR, encoded by the exons ATGGAGGAGGCAAGTGATGAACCCTCCAATCTCCCCAAACTCCAAAAAGATGAAGACTTAAGTCAAGAGTGTAAGGACTTGATGTCAACCTTGCCAATGGAACCAACATACAAACTCTACCAATACCAAGGCTTTTGGTATGGATCTTGGGCTCTTCAAGGAATCTTATCTTGTCAAAAGCACTTTGAAGCCAATGACAAAGATATCATCCTTGTTACCACTCCCAAATCAGGCACCACTTGGCTTAAGGCTTTGACTTTTGCTTTGCTTAATAGGAATAAACATCCACATACACAAAAAAATCATCCTTTGCTTGTTACCAACCCTCATATTCTTGTACCCTTTTTAGAGGCTCTATTTTATGATGAGAAGTATATTGTTTCAAACCTAAGCCAATTTCCCTCTCCAAGGCTACTATCCATTCATGCTCCTTATGTTTCATTGCCGAAATCGGCGAAAGAGTCGAACTGTAAGATAGTGTATCTGTGTAGAGATCCGAAAGACATATCTGTTTCGATGTGGAAATTTATGGAAACGCTTATGCCGGAAATTAGAGGATCCAACTTGTTTGATGAATTTTTTGAGTTGTTTTGTAGAGGAGTGAATCTATATGGACCCTTTTGGGAGCATGTGTTGGAGTATTGGAAAGAAAGCTTGAAAAGGCCAGAAAAAATAATGTTTCTAAG gtaa
- the LOC130975120 gene encoding cytosolic sulfotransferase 12-like, with product MAMAQLSNNVIKCVEEEKEEDYLLSKEWKGLVSTLPKEQGWLSRNIYKYQGFWYDTKHLQGVLSLQKHFKAKEKDIILVTTPKSGSTWIKALAFALLNRHKYPNAQKNHPLLTNNPHLLVPFLEISLYSKKDFVPNLDSIPSPRLLSTHLPFVSLSESVKNVNCKIVYLCRDPKDVFVSLWHFTNKLGPETRSIDESFKQFCRGVSPFGPFWEHALGYQKESLKRSDKIMILTFEKMKLHPELVLKELAKFIGCPFSKEELSKGMVDDILNLCSFDNLSNLEVNKNGKLPNGAEAKVFFRRGKIGDWKNYLTTQKIQKLDTIIENTLAKHGLTF from the coding sequence ATGGCAATGGCTCAACTCTCTAATAATGTGATCAAATgtgttgaagaagaaaaagaagaagactaCTTATTAAGTAAAGAATGGAAGGGATTGGTATCAACCTTGCCAAAAGAGCAAGGATGGCTTTCAAGGAACATATACAAATACCAAGGTTTTTGGTATGACACTAAGCACCTTCAAGGAGTCTTATCTCTCCAAAAACACTTTAAAGCCAAAGAAAAAGATATCATCCTTGTTACAACTCCCAAATCAGGATCAACTTGGATCAAAGCTTTAGCATTTGCATTGCTAAACCGCCACAAATATCCAAATGCTCAAAAGAATCATCCTTTGCTTACTAACAACCCTCATCTTCTTGTACCCTTTTTAGAGATTAGTCTCTATTCTAAAAAAGACTTTGTTCCTAACCTTGATTCAATTCCCTCGCCGAGATTATTATCTACTCATCTTCCTTTTGTGTCTTTGTCAGAATCAGTTAAGAATGTAAATTGTAAGATAGTGTATCTTTGTAGAGATCCTAAAGATGTATTCGTTTCGCTATGGCATTTTACAAACAAACTTGGGCCAGAAACTAGGTCAATTGATGAATCGTTCAAGCAGTTTTGTAGGGGAGTAAGTCCGTTCGGACCGTTTTGGGAGCACGCATTAGGGTATCAGAAAGAAAGCTTGAAAAGGTCGGACaagataatgattctaacattTGAGAAAATGAAATTGCATCCTGAATTGGTTTTGAAAGAATTAGCTAAGTTTATAGGATGTCCATTTTCTAAAGAAGAGTTATCTAAGGGTATGGTGGATGATATCTTGAACTTGTGTAGCTTTGATAACCTAAGCAATTTAGAGGTGAATAAGAATGGAAAATTACCAAATGGTGCAGAAGCTAAAGTTTTTTTTCGTCGTGGTAAAATTGGTGATTGGAAAAACTATCTCACGACTCAAAAGATTCAGAAATTGGACACAATTATTGAAAATACTTTGGCTAAACATGGGTTAACGTTTTAG
- the LOC130941054 gene encoding cytosolic sulfotransferase 12-like isoform X1: protein MEEASDEPSNLPKLQKDEDLSQECKDLMSTLPMEPTYKLYQYQGFWYGSWALQGILSCQKHFEANDKDIILVTTPKSGTTWLKALTFALLNRNKHPHTQKNHPLLVTNPHILVPFLEALFYDEKYIVSNLSQFPSPRLLSIHAPYVSLPKSAKESNCKIVYLCRDPKDISVSMWKFMETLMPEIRGSNLFDEFFELFCRGVNLYGPFWEHVLEYWKESLKRPEKIMFLRYEQMKLHPTLVLKKLAEFLGCPFSKQELDNGMLDDILKLCSFDNLRNLEANKKGTISMFGFDIENKSFFRRGEIGDGKNFLTMEMVEKINTITQKKFSQYGLNFENFTMV from the coding sequence ATGGAGGAGGCAAGTGATGAACCCTCCAATCTCCCCAAACTCCAAAAAGATGAAGACTTAAGTCAAGAGTGTAAGGACTTGATGTCAACCTTGCCAATGGAACCAACATACAAACTCTACCAATACCAAGGCTTTTGGTATGGATCTTGGGCTCTTCAAGGAATCTTATCTTGTCAAAAGCACTTTGAAGCCAATGACAAAGATATCATCCTTGTTACCACTCCCAAATCAGGCACCACTTGGCTTAAGGCTTTGACTTTTGCTTTGCTTAATAGGAATAAACATCCACATACACAAAAAAATCATCCTTTGCTTGTTACCAACCCTCATATTCTTGTACCCTTTTTAGAGGCTCTATTTTATGATGAGAAGTATATTGTTTCAAACCTAAGCCAATTTCCCTCTCCAAGGCTACTATCCATTCATGCTCCTTATGTTTCATTGCCGAAATCGGCGAAAGAGTCGAACTGTAAGATAGTGTATCTGTGTAGAGATCCGAAAGACATATCTGTTTCGATGTGGAAATTTATGGAAACGCTTATGCCGGAAATTAGAGGATCCAACTTGTTTGATGAATTTTTTGAGTTGTTTTGTAGAGGAGTGAATCTATATGGACCCTTTTGGGAGCATGTGTTGGAGTATTGGAAAGAAAGCTTGAAAAGGCCAGAAAAAATAATGTTTCTAAGGTATGAACAAATGAAATTGCATCCTactttggttttgaaaaaattaGCTGAATTTTTAGGGTGTCCATTTTCCAAACAAGAGTTAGATAATGGCATGCTTGATGATATCTTAAAGTTGTGTAGTTTTGATAACTTGAGAAATTTGGAGGCGAATAAAAAAGGAACAATATCAATGTTTGGTTTTGATATAGAAAACAAAAGTTTCTTCCGCCGTGGTGAAATTGGTGATGGGAAGAATTTTCTCACAATGGAAATGGTTGAGAAAATAAACACTATTACTCAAAAGAAATTCTCTCAATATGGCCTAAATTTTGAGAATTTTACCATGGTATAA
- the LOC130941054 gene encoding cytosolic sulfotransferase 12-like isoform X4 — protein sequence MEEASDEPSNLPKLQKDEDLSQECKDLMSTLPMEPTYKLYQYQGFWYGSWALQGILSCQKHFEANDKDIILVTTPKSGTTWLKALTFALLNRNKHPHTQKNHPLLVTNPHILVPFLEALFYDEKYIVSNLSQFPSPRLLSIHAPYVSLPKSAKESNCKIVYLCRDPKDISVSMWKFMETLMPEIRGSNLFDEFFELFCRGVNLYGPFWEHVLEYWKESLKRPEKIMFLRK from the exons ATGGAGGAGGCAAGTGATGAACCCTCCAATCTCCCCAAACTCCAAAAAGATGAAGACTTAAGTCAAGAGTGTAAGGACTTGATGTCAACCTTGCCAATGGAACCAACATACAAACTCTACCAATACCAAGGCTTTTGGTATGGATCTTGGGCTCTTCAAGGAATCTTATCTTGTCAAAAGCACTTTGAAGCCAATGACAAAGATATCATCCTTGTTACCACTCCCAAATCAGGCACCACTTGGCTTAAGGCTTTGACTTTTGCTTTGCTTAATAGGAATAAACATCCACATACACAAAAAAATCATCCTTTGCTTGTTACCAACCCTCATATTCTTGTACCCTTTTTAGAGGCTCTATTTTATGATGAGAAGTATATTGTTTCAAACCTAAGCCAATTTCCCTCTCCAAGGCTACTATCCATTCATGCTCCTTATGTTTCATTGCCGAAATCGGCGAAAGAGTCGAACTGTAAGATAGTGTATCTGTGTAGAGATCCGAAAGACATATCTGTTTCGATGTGGAAATTTATGGAAACGCTTATGCCGGAAATTAGAGGATCCAACTTGTTTGATGAATTTTTTGAGTTGTTTTGTAGAGGAGTGAATCTATATGGACCCTTTTGGGAGCATGTGTTGGAGTATTGGAAAGAAAGCTTGAAAAGGCCAGAAAAAATAATGTTTCTAAG GAAATAA
- the LOC130941054 gene encoding cytosolic sulfotransferase 12-like isoform X2, with protein sequence MEEASDEPSNLPKLQKDEDLSQECKDLMSTLPMEPTYKLYQYQGFWYGSWALQGILSCQKHFEANDKDIILVTTPKSGTTWLKALTFALLNRNKHPHTQKNHPLLVTNPHILVPFLEALFYDEKYIVSNLSQFPSPRLLSIHAPYVSLPKSAKESNCKIVYLCRDPKDISVSMWKFMETLMPEIRGSNLFDEFFELFCRGVNLYGPFWEHVLEYWKESLKRPEKIMFLRLGMDQRKQGMKHASGEKHKKSKTQSQPCTRTRTRRSRAHCKTSRGRARAPCAYASMTAHDLTNATRAWRFERVSEPIFGANNQGKGI encoded by the exons ATGGAGGAGGCAAGTGATGAACCCTCCAATCTCCCCAAACTCCAAAAAGATGAAGACTTAAGTCAAGAGTGTAAGGACTTGATGTCAACCTTGCCAATGGAACCAACATACAAACTCTACCAATACCAAGGCTTTTGGTATGGATCTTGGGCTCTTCAAGGAATCTTATCTTGTCAAAAGCACTTTGAAGCCAATGACAAAGATATCATCCTTGTTACCACTCCCAAATCAGGCACCACTTGGCTTAAGGCTTTGACTTTTGCTTTGCTTAATAGGAATAAACATCCACATACACAAAAAAATCATCCTTTGCTTGTTACCAACCCTCATATTCTTGTACCCTTTTTAGAGGCTCTATTTTATGATGAGAAGTATATTGTTTCAAACCTAAGCCAATTTCCCTCTCCAAGGCTACTATCCATTCATGCTCCTTATGTTTCATTGCCGAAATCGGCGAAAGAGTCGAACTGTAAGATAGTGTATCTGTGTAGAGATCCGAAAGACATATCTGTTTCGATGTGGAAATTTATGGAAACGCTTATGCCGGAAATTAGAGGATCCAACTTGTTTGATGAATTTTTTGAGTTGTTTTGTAGAGGAGTGAATCTATATGGACCCTTTTGGGAGCATGTGTTGGAGTATTGGAAAGAAAGCTTGAAAAGGCCAGAAAAAATAATGTTTCTAAG gctaggcatggatcaaaggaagcaaggaatgaagcatgcaagtggagagaagcataaaaagtcaaagacgcaaagtcagccatgcacgcgcacgcgcacaaggcgctcgcgcgcacattgcaaaACAAGCcggggacgcgcacgcgcaccgtgcgcgtacgcgtcgatgacggcacatgacctcactaatgcaacacgtgcctggcgatttgagagggtttctgaacccatttttggcgccaataACCAAGGGAAAGGAATATAA
- the LOC130941054 gene encoding cytosolic sulfotransferase 12-like isoform X3 — protein MEEASDEPSNLPKLQKDEDLSQECKDLMSTLPMEPTYKLYQYQGFWYGSWALQGILSCQKHFEANDKDIILVTTPKSGTTWLKALTFALLNRNKHPHTQKNHPLLVTNPHILVPFLEALFYDEKYIVSNLSQFPSPRLLSIHAPYVSLPKSAKESNCKIVYLCRDPKDISVSMWKFMETLMPEIRGSNLFDEFFELFCRGVNLYGPFWEHVLEYWKESLKRPEKIMFLSVFAGNTPISSREQVGRRPPSCRPIRNPPPSYIWANQRHPTHQSPVTRQ, from the exons ATGGAGGAGGCAAGTGATGAACCCTCCAATCTCCCCAAACTCCAAAAAGATGAAGACTTAAGTCAAGAGTGTAAGGACTTGATGTCAACCTTGCCAATGGAACCAACATACAAACTCTACCAATACCAAGGCTTTTGGTATGGATCTTGGGCTCTTCAAGGAATCTTATCTTGTCAAAAGCACTTTGAAGCCAATGACAAAGATATCATCCTTGTTACCACTCCCAAATCAGGCACCACTTGGCTTAAGGCTTTGACTTTTGCTTTGCTTAATAGGAATAAACATCCACATACACAAAAAAATCATCCTTTGCTTGTTACCAACCCTCATATTCTTGTACCCTTTTTAGAGGCTCTATTTTATGATGAGAAGTATATTGTTTCAAACCTAAGCCAATTTCCCTCTCCAAGGCTACTATCCATTCATGCTCCTTATGTTTCATTGCCGAAATCGGCGAAAGAGTCGAACTGTAAGATAGTGTATCTGTGTAGAGATCCGAAAGACATATCTGTTTCGATGTGGAAATTTATGGAAACGCTTATGCCGGAAATTAGAGGATCCAACTTGTTTGATGAATTTTTTGAGTTGTTTTGTAGAGGAGTGAATCTATATGGACCCTTTTGGGAGCATGTGTTGGAGTATTGGAAAGAAAGCTTGAAAAGGCCAGAAAAAATAATGTTTCTAAG tgtctttgcaggtaacACTCCCATCTCCTCGCGCgaacaagtcggacggaggccCCCGAGTTGCAGACCCATTCGGAATCCTCCTCCTTCATACATTTGGGCCAACCAACGCCATCCAACCcatcaatctccggttacccgCCAGTAA
- the LOC130939003 gene encoding cytosolic sulfotransferase 12-like has protein sequence MSSQLGQPSLVPKHLQDDEDLSQECRDMISTLPKEQGWIANHVYQYQGFWYNLRQIQGLLSCQKHFQSHDINNDIIILATIPKSGTTWLKALTFSLLNRNTYPNTHENHPLLTTNPHVLVPFLELNLFGNFDDDKVEINPNNLIESSLFATHLAYISLPKSLKESSCKIVYLCRDPKDTFISLWQFTNKLRPETQVKKSVDEYFEQFCKGVSPCGPFWEHVLGYWKESLERPKKIMFLRYEEMKLHPTLILKELAEFIGCPFSKEELDEGMLEDILKLCSFDNLSNLEVNKTGISPLFHIENKSYFRRGQIGDGEKFLSSEMIGRLNKITENKLVKHGLRF, from the coding sequence ATGTCATCACAGCTTGGTCAACCCTCTCTTGTGCCAAAACACTTGCAAGATGATGAAGACTTAAGCCAAGAATGTAGAGACATGATATCAACATTGCCAAAGGAACAAGGTTGGATTGCAAACCATGTCTACCAATACCAAGGATTTTGGTACAACCTTAGGCAGATTCAAGGCCTCCTATcttgtcaaaaacattttcaatCCCATGACATTAATAATGATATCATAATCCTTGCTACCATTCCAAAATCAGGTACTACTTGGCTTAAGGCTTTGACTTTTTCATTACTTAACCGCAACACATATCCAAATACACATGAAAATCACCCTTTGCTCACTACCAACCCTCATGTTCTTGTACCCTTTTTAGAACTCAATCTCTTTGGTAATTTTGATGATGATAAAGTAGAGATTAACCCTAATAACCTTATTGAATCATCATTATTTGCCACTCATCTCGCTTATATCTCATTGCCTAAATCACTGAAAGAGTCGAGTTGTAAAATAGTGTATCTATGTAGGGATCCGAAAGACACATTTATTTCGCTGTGGCAATTCACAAACAAACTTAGGCCGGAAACTCAGGTAAAGAAATCGGTTGATGAGTATTTCGAGCAATTTTGTAAAGGAGTGAGTCCATGTGGACCATTTTGGGAGCATGTATTAGGGTATTGGaaagaaagcttggaaaggcCAAAGAAAATTATGTTTCTAAGGTATGAAGAAATGAAATTACATCCTACTTTAATTTTGAAAGAATTGGCTGAGTTTATAGGGTGCCCATTTTCCAAAGAAGAATTAGATGAAGGCATGCTTGAAGATATCTTGAAATTATGTAGTTTTGATAATTTGAGTAACTTGGAGGTGAACAAAACCGGAATATCACCACTATTTCATATTGAAAACAAAAGTTACTTTCGCCGAGGTCAAATTGGTGATGGAGAAAAGTTTCTCTCAAGTGAAATGATTGGACGATTGAATAAgattacagaaaataaattGGTTAAACATGGATTAAGATTTTAG
- the LOC130934625 gene encoding uncharacterized protein LOC130934625 produces MLHSFTASFFRVSLFIMASNSKPQRLHQIAGGNAQASTVKRARTMATESAMKAPFTKYVEYLNDLNEKRERVVKASRDVTMNSKKVIFQVHRMSKYNKEEVLQKAEKDLAAVTNQYMSRLVKELQGTDFWKLRRAYSPGIQEYVEAATFCGFCKNGTLLTLDEINNTLLPLSDPSLQPLQINILDYLLGLADLTGELMRLAIGRISDGELEFAQKICRFARDIYRELTLVVPHMDDSHDMKTKMEIMLQSVMKIENACFSVHVRGSEYIPLLGSDDPGSFLVGVADIEL; encoded by the exons ATGTTGCATTCATTCACCGCTTCATTCTTCAGGGTTTCTCTCTTCATCATGGCTTCCAATTCCAAACCTCAACGTCTCCATCAAA TTGCAGGTGGTAACGCTCAAGCTTCAACGGTAAAGAGGGCAAGAACTATGGCTACTGAGTCAGCAATGAAGGCTCCTTTCACCAAATATGTTGAATATCTCAATGACCTT AATGAGAAACGGGAAAGAGTGGTTAAAGCAAGTCGTGACGTAACAATGAACAGCAAAAAAGTCATATTTCAAGTTCACAG GATGAGTAAGTATAATAAAGAGGAAGTACTTCAGAAAGCTGAAAAGGATCTAGCAGCAGTGACAAATCAGTACATGTCTCGATTAGTCAAAGAATTGCAGGGTACCGATTTTTGGAAGCTACGACGAGCATACTCACCTGGG ATACAAGAGTATGTTGAAGCAGCTACTTTCTGCGGTTTCTGTAAAAATGGAACGCTTTTGACGCTTGACGAGATAAACAACACATTGTTACCACTTAGTGATCCATCACTTCAGCCTCTACAAATAAATATCCTTGACTATCTATTAGGG CTTGCAGATTTGACTGGAGAACTGATGCGTCTGGCTATCGGTAGGATATCAGATGGTGAGCTTGAATTCGCTCAGAAGATATGCAGATTTGCACGTGATATATACAGGGAGCTTACGCTTGTAGTGCCACATATGGATGATAGTCATGATATGAAGACAAAGATGGAAATAATGCTCCAAAGTGTCATGAAAATAGAGAATG CTTGCTTTAGTGTTCATGTGAGAGGATCAGAGTATATTCCACTCCTTGGATCCGATGATCCGGGTTCTTTCTTAGTTGGAGTCGCAGATATCGAACTATGA